AAATTTTCACCGGCTTTGTCTTTTTACTCATAACATAAGGACACTTTCTGCTAAAATTAAGTCACCACAACAAAAATTCAAACAGAAAGAAGTGTCCTTATGTTTAAAGAGTATAACATGAATCAATTAGTTTTGCCTTTAGATTTAGAAGTGAAATTACACAAAAATGATCTTGCCTTCCACGTCCATCACTTAGTTGAAAGTATTCCTCATGAAGCGTTGGAACCTTTCCTGCGAAATGAGGGCTGTCCTGCCTATCATCCACGCATGATGTTGAAAATTATCTTATGTGCCTATACGCAATCTGTTTTTTCAGGGCGGAAAATGGAAGCTCTTTTACAGGACAGCCTCCGAATGATGTGGTTAGCACAAGGATATGAACCAAGTTATCGCACCATTAACCGTTTTCGTGTTCATCCAGAAGTAAAGGAATTAATCCGGCAATGTTTCGTTCAATTCCGTTGCCAGCTTGTTCAAGAGAAACTCATTGATCAAGAAGCAATCTTTATTGATGGAACAAAGATTGAAGCGAATGCGAACAAATTTACATTCGTGTGGAAAAAGTCTATTGAAAACTATCATAAAAGCTTAATCGAAAAATCTAATCAGTTATATGATGAGCTCATTGAAAAAGAAATCATTCCCGAAATCGAACGAGAAAACGTAGAGCAATTGTCCTCAGACGAGTTGGCTCAAGTGGTTCAAAAAGTAGAGGATGTCATTTCTGAATATGACAAAGAAATAGAAGCATCTTCAGATGCGGCAGAACGAAAAACGTTAAGAAGCGAACGAAAATTTCCAAAACAAGTACGGAAACAAGTCCTAAATTTACTTATAAGAAAACAGAACTATCAGCGAGACTTTGAAATCTTTGGCACCAGGAATAGTTATTCAAAAACAGACCCCGATGCGACCTTTATGCGAATGAAAGATGATTATATGAAGAACGGTCAATTGAAAGCTGGTTATAATCTTCAAGTCGCAACAGAAGGCCAATACACCCTGGCCTATAGCCTATTTTCGAATCCGACCGATACTCGCACCCTCATTCCGTTCTTAGATCAAATTGAGCAAAATTATTTCGAGTTGCCGAAGCACATCGTCGCAGATGCCGGATATGGAAGCGAACAGAATTATGATGATATTCTTTCGAATCGTAAAAGGGAAGCATTAATTACCTATGGGATGTACCAGAAAGAGCAGAAGAAAAAATACAAACAAAACGAATTTAATCCAGACAACTGGCAGTATGATAAAGAAAACGATACATACACGTGTCCGAATCAGCAGCGTTTGGTCTTCAAAAATCATTCCGTGCGTACGGACAAATCAGGATTCACACGCGAGTTCAAACTATATGAGTGTGAAAACTGCACAGGCTGTCCATTCCGTTCCTCTTGCACCAAAGCAAAGGAAGGTACGAACCGAAAATTAATGGTGAATGAAAAATGGGAACAGCAAAAAGAATATGTAAGAGCGAAGCTTTCAGAAGAAAAAACAAGTTCCATCTACCGTCAACGGAAAATAGATGTGGAACCAGTTTTTGGATTTTTGAAGGCTAATTTGCGTTTCAACCGATTTTCTGTCCGCGGACAGAAAAAGGTTGAAAATGAAATGGGATTTGCATTAATGGCCGTGAATATAAGGAAATTCGCGGTCAGTAGGTAAGGTTTCATAGAGGAAAACCGAAAAAAGTGAAATGGAGTTAATCCATTTCACTTTTTTTGATAATTGAAGCTAGTTATGTCCCAGCCTCTTTTTTGATATTTCTTGATAGAGAATCAAT
The Peribacillus sp. FSL H8-0477 genome window above contains:
- a CDS encoding IS1182 family transposase, with protein sequence MFKEYNMNQLVLPLDLEVKLHKNDLAFHVHHLVESIPHEALEPFLRNEGCPAYHPRMMLKIILCAYTQSVFSGRKMEALLQDSLRMMWLAQGYEPSYRTINRFRVHPEVKELIRQCFVQFRCQLVQEKLIDQEAIFIDGTKIEANANKFTFVWKKSIENYHKSLIEKSNQLYDELIEKEIIPEIERENVEQLSSDELAQVVQKVEDVISEYDKEIEASSDAAERKTLRSERKFPKQVRKQVLNLLIRKQNYQRDFEIFGTRNSYSKTDPDATFMRMKDDYMKNGQLKAGYNLQVATEGQYTLAYSLFSNPTDTRTLIPFLDQIEQNYFELPKHIVADAGYGSEQNYDDILSNRKREALITYGMYQKEQKKKYKQNEFNPDNWQYDKENDTYTCPNQQRLVFKNHSVRTDKSGFTREFKLYECENCTGCPFRSSCTKAKEGTNRKLMVNEKWEQQKEYVRAKLSEEKTSSIYRQRKIDVEPVFGFLKANLRFNRFSVRGQKKVENEMGFALMAVNIRKFAVSR